GATTAATTCTTCTTCTGGCAATTTTTATATTAGCTATGAGTAGTATCTTCTTATTTTTATTTTTTCAAAATTTAATAGCAGTTACTATCTTAATTTTTATTTTAGATATTTTTCAACTGTTTTTGCTAACGATATTATTTATTTATCTAAATTACACCATTGATGAGATTAGAAAAAAACCTCTTTATATAACAAAAAATATCTATGACCTCGAAGATGAATAATAAAAGAGTATGTATTATAGGAGCCGGTTTGTCCGGGTTAGCTATAGCTTATTTTCTTTCCAAAGAAGGATTTAATGTTTCTGTTTTTGAGAAAGAAGAAGAGGTCGGTGGTTTATTACAGACAATTGAAACACCTAATGGACAGTATATAGAAAAGTTCTATCATCATATATTTACTAATGACATAGAACTTCTTAATTTAATAGAAGAATTAGGGATATCCTATACAATTAAATGGCATCCAAGCAGTGTTAGTATTTATAGAGATAAAAGTATATATGATTTTTCTTCTCCTGTAGATATTTTTAAATTGGATTTTATGTCGATAGGATCAAGATTTCGTTATGTTATAGGAAGTCTATTTTTATTATTAAAGAGTCGTGGCTTCGATAATTTATCAGCCAAAGAAGTCATTGAAAAATATTTGGGGAAACAGGTCTGGCAAGAATTCTGGCGCCCGCTTTTTGAAGGCAAATTTAGCAAATATGCTCCTTCTATAAATGCAAATTGGTTTTTATCAAGATTAAAAAGCCGGATTCAATCTAGAACCAAAGGAAAAGAAATATTAGGTTATATGGATGGTAGTTTTAAGTTGCTTGTAGATCGATTGGCAAGGGAAATTATAATAAGGGGCGGGGAGATATTAACCAATAAGGATATAAATAATATAAAAAATAACAATAATCAATTTTTGGTGGATGGTAAGCCTTTTGATTTTATGATAAGTACTATTTCTCCTAAAATTTTTTTAGATACTATTGATTTCAACCTTGAAGAAAATCATCAACTTCGATCAGTAGAATATATAGGAGTAATTTCTTGTTTGATCCGGTTAAATAAAAAAATCACCGATCATTATTGGAATAATATTTTCGATCAAGAAACACTTTTTAAAGGAATTATTGAGCACACTAATTTATTAAATCCAAAAATATACGGAAATTCTCATTTTTTATATCTTAGTCATTATTTGCCAACTGATTCGGCGTTTTTTAGAAAGAGCGACAGTGAAATAAAGTCTGAGTATCTTATTCATTTAAATAAGTTATTCCCCGACATTAATAATCACGTATCTGATCTTTATGTATTTAAAAATGAAGAAGCCCAGCCTATTATCAAAAAAGATTACCGAGAAATTCCTAATAAATTATCTGTAAAAAATTTATTTATAACCAGCATGTCGCATATTTATCCTAAGGATCGAGGTTTAAATAATGCAGTGAAACAGGCTATCAAAATAAGGGATTTAATAATTGATTCTTTCTAGAAACGATACTTTTACCTATTTTATTTATTTGGTATAATATATAAAAGATAAATTATAAATATATGGAAGACCAAAAATATAAACTTTTGATAGCGGACGATGAACCAGATATCCGGGAATTATATCAGTTAAAATTTGAAAATGAGACTTCTTTTAATATTGTTTTTGCTAAAGATGGGGAAGAGGCGGTAAATTTAACTCTGCAAGAAAAGCCTGATGCCATTTTGTTAGATATTATGATGCCCAAAAAATCTGGCATGGAAGTATTAAAAGAGTTAAAAAGCAATCCTAATTCATGGGAAGTGCCTATTATTATATTGACAGGTTTGCCTCACGAGGCAATGAAGGAGGAGGCGCTAAAACTTGGAGCGGCTTCATACTTAATTAAATCCGACGTTACACCAAAAGAAGTCATTGATATTTTACGTGAAGAATTGGAAAAAAGATAAAATAGTATAGTTTTTAATTCCAAAATGTACTAATATTAGTTGTCTGGGGCTGATCAGCTTCGACGTAAGTTCTTTAATAGTTTTAAATTGCAAATCGAGCCGAGTTAACTCGCTAAACTGATTCAAAAACTTCAAGTGCAAATTCACTTGTTAGCAAAGTAAAAGCTGCTTTTAGCGGCTTGAGCTTTGCGCCAGCTGTAGTTTAATTTCTATGGCCGTCTGTCATTCCAGCTCCTCGACTGAAGTGAACAGGCGTCATTTTTCGAGGTGCTTTTCGGTTGTATCTGTAAGCCGAAATTAAGATTCACAGGATAAGGTTAGTTGATTTTGTTTGTTTTTTACAGCTAACCCGAAAACAAAAAACAATCTAAATTTGTAGAATGTTTAAAGCTATGCTTACGGACGCGGGTGCGATTCCCGCCAGCTCCATTTCTCGACAAGCTCGAAATAGACCAAAAAAAGCTTGCCGGAAAATGGAGCTGTTTAGTAAAATATATTTGAGTAAATAAGAATCGAGAAATGACTTCGAGTTTCTATAGAAATCGAGAAGCCACTTCCTGCATAAATTATGAACAAACCATGGTTTCTATATATTGCTAGAACGAGAACAGGAAGATATTACACGGGTATTAGTCAAAGTCCTAAAGAAAGAATAAAAGCTCATAATTCTGGGAATGGAGCTAAATTTGCTGTTAATCAAGGCCCTTTTGAATTAGTTTATGTTTCTTTACCTATCGAGAATAAGCACAAGGCTAGAGAATTGGAGATAAAAGTTAAGGATTGGTCTCAAGAGAAGAAGAATAGGCTAATTACCAAAGAATGGGAATTAGACATTGATTCTTAGGTGAGTAGTAAGATTTTTACCCAGTAATAAATTTATTTTAATGCTGTAGCCCGCCAGCTCCACCCTTAAGCCTTTCTTCGAAGGGTCTTTATGGTATATTAATTATAAATTTTCTTTATTAATAAAACGGAGATAATATGAGTGTAAATCCTCAACAAAATAATTCTTTAATAGAGTTACATATTCCAGACTTTGAACTTGCCAAAAATTTTTATGGAAAATTAGGATTTAACGTTATTTGGGAAAGAGAACCAGAAGACAAAAAGGGCTATCTTATTCTAAAATTAGAAGGTAATATTTTATGCTTTTATTGTGGTAATGAAATGGTTTATCAGCACTCTTATTTTGGTCGTTTTTCTAAAGATACTAAAAGAGGATATGGAGTTGAGATTGTTCTATTGGTAAACGATGTAGAAAAGTCATTCGAAGAAGCGAGTAAATTTGCAAAGGTTATACAAGAACTAAAAGTTAAGCCTTGGGGACTAAAAGATTATAGGATTGAAGACCCATTTGGATTTTACTTACGAATAACAGAGCTTCACGATATATTAGATAAAAATAATACTATTCCTTAGTTAATTATTAAAGTTATATTTGGATTAAATAAAAAGAGATTAATTGATGGGCGTCGAAGAGGGAAATTGATTTTTAGTTATGGCAGAAGAAGATAATATAAAAAAAATTATTAAAGAAGTACCAGAATTAATACTAAAAGATATTGATTCATTTCTTTTGCTTAGAACTGATGGCAATCTATTACTACACCAATATAAATTAGGTGGTGGTAATATACTGGCTTTAATGGGTCAATTTTCAGTTCTAAATTTTCTGGCAAAAGTTTATAAAATATTATCTTCTGGACTAGATGGTATGAATAAAATATCTGAGGAAACTCTTGAAGTTTTGAAAGAGTGTCAGAAGAAAAATCCAGAACTTAAGGTCATAAAACGACCCAACAAGGCAGAAATAATTGAAATTCATTCTTTTATAAAATTAGTAAAAGATTACCCTTTGGATTTGGGTATCCCAAAAGATGATGACGAAAGCATAAGAAAGGTTTGGAATGATATTAGAAACAAAGTTAGCCATATATCTAGTATTGCGAAAGATAATGTAGCAGTAACTTATGAGTTTCAGGATTTGAATTTTTCAGATGCATTGGAAGCGATTAAAAGTGCTACCAAACCGGCTTTTCTTAGAGAAAAAGGAAGGACTTTTTGCTGGGTTGATATGTTGAATAGTAATTTAAGAAGTATCGTCACTTGGATTTGTAATAAAATTGATGCTAGGGAATTTTCAAAAGAAAATATCGAATCAACTATATCCTGGTTAAGGAATGAGGATTTGTAGCATTGTTTTTGGAATAAGTCCAAACTTCTTCAGCTATGCTCCACCCTTAAACCCCTCTCTTGAGGGGTTTAAGGGTATATTTTGATGATAGGAAAAATAGTAGAATTATAATTATGAAACAATGGAATGAAGTATTTAAAAAGCACGGGAAAGTTTTTACTAATCCCCATGAGGATATGAAAAAAATTGGAAGGATTTTCAAAGAACGTAAGGTAAAGAAAATTCTTGATTTAGGTTGTGGCACAGGAAGGCATACTGTTTATTTAGCTAAATGTGGTTTTGATATTTATGGAATGGATATTTCTGAAGAAGGAGTTAGGATTGCCAGAGAATGGCTAAAGAAAGAAGGGCTTAAAGCTAATTTTAAAATCGGTTCCATATATAAGAAGCTGCCATATAAAGATAATTTTTTTGATGCCGTGATTTCCACAAATACTATTCATCATCAAGGAATCGAAAAAGTTCGGGGAACAATTCAAGAGGTTGAGAGGATTTTAAAACCAAAAGGATTAATTTTTATAACGGTTCGCAAAAGAAAGTTTAGAAAATTTTATCCAAATTTTACGATAATCGAAAAATACGGAAAACAAAAATCAAGATATCAAGTGGTTGGTGCTAGAACTTATGTTCCGATAGAGGGAGGGGAAAAGGGATTGCTTCACTATCTTTTTAATAAAGAATTAATAAAAAAGGAGTTCAAAAATTTTAAACTTGATATCTGGGTTGATACTGATAGAAGACATTATTGTTTATTAGGCGAATATAAGAAATAAAGCTTGATTGGGTTGTTTATAGATAAGCTCAAACTTGTTTTACTACACTTTGTTTTAAAGCGCTCCCTATTTTTAAACCCCTCTTTGGAGGGTTTTGTGGTATAATTATTAAAGTTATTAATGAGGATCTCTTATGAAAAAAAGAGGAATATTATTTTTAGGTATTCTTTTATCGTTATTTGTCATCACCTCTATCAACGCATCTGGTAGCGCACCATCTGTTTATAATAGTGATGCCAAAGGTCTCTTAGAAATGCTTTGGGCTAAGCTGGATCAGGCGATTAATGCAAACTACAATGTCAGTATGTTAATGAGATACCATGATCATGAAGGTTCTACAGGTGATGGTTCATTTATAACTAGAGGATTGCCTATTAACACCAACGGTATAAAAAACAATGCCATTACTTCTGCAAAAATAGCAGATGGAACAATTGCCGATGCAGACATATCCGATATAGCTGCTATTTCTGATTCCAAGCTAGCAACTATTGCCACTGCTGGTAAAGTTTCTGATTCTGCTTTATCTTCAAATATTACTAAGTTTGGTTCCTCAATTGACACTGCAGATATTACAGATGGAGCAGTAACTGCAACAAAACTTTCAACTGCCGCAAGAACTCGAAGCGCTTCTCTCTATGTCGGAGATCTCGCAGCCGGAACGAGCGTAGATCTGCCTATAATGATTGCGCAGGGGAATATTACACTTACTAAAGTAAGTTTTGCCAATTTGGGCGCAATTAACCAAAATGATACCGATTATCTCGCTCTTTCTATTGGAAGAGCTAGATCTGGGAGTGGGGGTAATCTTGTTTTTGCTTATACTAAGGCTACGGGAGGCGTTGCTTTGGGAGGTGTTAACTGGAACAATACTTATACAGGGACTTTCTCTGCGTCAGTGATTGCTGGGGATGTTGTTTATTTCCAATGTTTTAATTTTGGTGCCGGAAGATCTCTCAGTCAGTTTATTACAACTATTGAATACACTGTTTCTGAATAATATTATCTAAGCTTTTTCTATCCTGATTTGCCGAGGCTCTATCAAAATTTCGATTTAGAAAAAGGCTCTTATCTGAGCCTTTTTTCTTATTTACCCAACAATTTTTTTGTTTCGGGGCTTTGTTTTGAGAACCAGTCCATTAATTTTTTTCGATGTTTGCCAATAGACCACCCTGATGATTTAAATTCATTCGGATGTTCTCTTTTGTATTGTTCACAAATATTTCTATCTATCCCATAGTTAGGGACATTAAACAGTATATTATAATCTTTAATGAATATTTCCATCATTTCTTCTTTTGTTTTTTGCATAACTACATCATAACATAAGATTTACATAATTTATATGGGGTATTTGGCTAAAATAAGTCCAAAACTTTTTCTACCCCGGCCTGTCGTGGCCTCACTCTTAGGTCTCTCTCAGGAGGGGTTTTGTGGTAATATGGAAAAAGAGTAAAACATAGGAAAAATTGTTTAGTATTTTTAAGCAAGCGATAAAAGAAAAAAGATGGACACTTCTAACTTACTGTTTGGCAGGACTTTTCTTTGTTTGGATATATGTTTCTCTTTTTCCAATCGTTCAAGGATCATCGGTTAACGTTGCCCAACTTGTAAAAAATTTGCCAGAAGGCGTCGTTAAAGCTTTCAGCCTGGATCCAAAATCTTTTACAAGGTTTGAGGGTTTTATTTCCGGTAAACACTTTAGCCTCCTTTGGCCAATTATGCTTATTGGATTAGCTATTTCTTCTGGCAGCGCCTTTATATCCGAAGAAATAGAGAAAAAGACAATCAGTATTTTATTATCAGAGCCTATTTCAAGGACTAAAATATTTTTAGGAAAATTCCTCGCAGGTGTTTTTAATATCTTTATTTTTACCACAGTTTCTATCTTGTTAATTGTCCCTTTGGCTAAAATTTATGGCGTTGCTTATACAGGTGAAGGTTTTTTAAAAATAACTATCATTGGTTTTGTTTTTGGGTTGTCTGTTTTTAGTTTATCTATGTTGTTTTCGGCTATGTTTTCCGAAAAAGGAAAAGTAATCTTTTTAACCTCAGGTACCCTAATGGCAATGTATTTTGCTAATCTCGTCGCTCTTTTAAAGGATAACTTAAGCGGGTTAAAATATTTTTCATTTTTCTATTATTTTAATTATTCAGAAATCTTGGTTCATAACAAAATAGATAATTGGGCTTGGTTAATTTTTTTGGGAACATTTCTTATTTCCAGCTCTTTAGCAATCGTATTGTTTAATAAAAGAGATATCGCAGCATGATTATTTTTATTAGCGGTTCCATAAATTCCGGAGAATCCACTGTGGTAAAACTTTTAGCCAAGAGATTAGATAATGCTATTGTTTCTGAATTAGTCGATCTAAATTTTAGTTTGACCGATTATATAATAAGTGCTACTATATCAATAGTCATTGATATAGGGTTGTTATGAAAAAAACAGTTTGTTGTAACCAAGAGTTAAAAAACTTAATAAGTGCAATAGATTTAAGCGATTTTTTTAAGCTTTTATCTGATCCTAATCGGTTAAAAGTAATTAGTCTTTTAAGTAAGCAAGATTTGTGTGTTTGTAAAATCTATAAATCATTAAGACTTTCGCAAAACCTTGTTTCTCATCATCTATCCAAATTAAAGAGTGCTGGATTACTTAAGGAAAGGCGGGATGGTAATTTTATAATATATAGTCTTGATAAAGTTGTTTTTAGAAAGTATAGAAGCATATTTATTAATTTAATATGAGATAAGAATGGAGATTAAAATTCTAGGCACTGGTTGCCTAAATTGTAATAAACTGGAAGCTAATACAAAACAAGCAATTAAGAATCTTCAGGTAAAGGCAAACATCATAAAAGTTACCGATTTAACGGAAATTCTCTCTTATGGAATTATGAGTACGCCCGCTCTGGTTATAGATGGAGAAATAAAAGCCGTGGGGATGATTCCTGACGTTGAAGATATAGAGGAGATAATTAGGAGTTTAAATAAATGATTAAGATTTTTGCTGATTGGCTAACTTATACTATTTTTAATATAACTCCCAAAACTCTTGTTGCTGAAACAGTAAACTTTTTTATTTACGATACAATTAAAATCTTTTTGTTGCTCATCACGGTTATTTTTATTGTTTCAGTGATCCGTTCTTATTTTCCACCAGAAAAGATCAGAGACATCCTTTCAAAAAGGAAAAAATATGTCGGTCATATTTTGGCGGCTTTATTGGGAATTATTACCCCTTTTTGTACATGCAGCGCCATACCAATGTTTCTTGGCTTTGTAGAAGTAGGAGTTCCACTCGGAATTACGTTTTCCTTTTTAGTTGCTTCACCAATGATCAATGAAGTTGCGCTTGTTTTGTTATTAGGAATGTTTGGTTTTAAAATAGCGGCTATCTATGTAGTAAGCGGACTTATAATAGCTATTATTTCGGGATTAATTATAGGTAATTTAAAAGTTGAAAATCTAGTTGAGGATTTTGTATATAAAAATAAGGGCAAACAATTAGATCTACCCAAGTTAGATTTTCGACAAAGAATTTTTTATGCAAAAAACTATACAATGAATATTGTTAAGCAAGTTTGGTTATTTATATTGATTGGTATTGGTATAGGTGCTTTTATACACGGTTATGTTCCTACTGATTTTCTCGCTAAATATGCAGGGAGTGGAAATTGGTATGCCGTGCCACTGGCCGTGTTGGTTGGCATACCTCTTTATTCAAATGCGGCAGGAATTATTTCTTTGGTTAGTGTTTTAGTCGAGAAGGGGGTTAGTATCGGAACTGTTTTAGCTTTTATGATGGCAGTTACGGGTTTATCCTTACCAGAATTTATGATTTTAAAAAGAGTTATGAAAACCAAGCTTATTCTTATTTTTGCTGGGGTTGTCGGAATTGGGATCATAATTACAGGTTATCTTTTCAATCTAATTATTATTTAGAAAAGTCTCTATTTTTAGCTTTAAACAATCTTTATTGGATATATTTTAGTTAAAAAGGACCTTTTATGGCACTCTAAAAAAGGTAATATATATTTATGATTGAAATAAAATCTGAAAAACTGCCAATATATTTATGGGCAAAAGATATTGAAGAAGGGGCGCTAATGCAGGCTAATAATCTGGCAAATCACCCTTTTGCTTTTCATCATATTGCAATAATGCCTGATGTTCACGAAGGCTATGGTATGCCAATTGGCGGAGTTTTAGCAACTGAAAAAGTAATTATTCCTAACGCGGTTGGTGTAGACATTGGGTGTGGAGTAACTGCCAGAAAAACTTCACTAAAAGGAGTAAGCAAAGAAGATTTAAAAAATATTTTGGGAAAAATTAGGGAAGAAATACCTGTTGGTTTTGCTCATTATAAAGTTTCGCAAGATAAGATAAATATGCCTAAGTTCAATTTTAGTAAAGAAATAGAAAAGGAATATGAATCTGCTTTGCATCAAGTTGGGACATTAGGCGGTGGAAACCATTTTATTGAAATACAAAAAGATAGCAAAGAATATATTTGGATTATGGTACACTCAGGTTCTAGAAATTTAGGTTTTAAAGTGGCACATTTTTATAATCATTTAGCAAAAGAATTGAATAAGAAAAACAAAATAAAGATTTCTGAAAAATGGGATCTGTGCTACCTTGTTCTTCAATCAAAAGAAGGTAAGAGCTATTGGCAGGATATGAACTTCTGTCTTCAGTTTGCATATAATAGTCGTTCTTTAATGCTATCAAAGATTTCTAAAATTTTTGAGGATCATTTTCCGACAGTAGAATTTGAGAAGGAAATTAATATTCATCATAATT
The genomic region above belongs to bacterium CG_4_10_14_0_2_um_filter_33_32 and contains:
- a CDS encoding transcriptional regulator — protein: MKKTVCCNQELKNLISAIDLSDFFKLLSDPNRLKVISLLSKQDLCVCKIYKSLRLSQNLVSHHLSKLKSAGLLKERRDGNFIIYSLDKVVFRKYRSIFINLI
- a CDS encoding RtcB family protein, coding for MIEIKSEKLPIYLWAKDIEEGALMQANNLANHPFAFHHIAIMPDVHEGYGMPIGGVLATEKVIIPNAVGVDIGCGVTARKTSLKGVSKEDLKNILGKIREEIPVGFAHYKVSQDKINMPKFNFSKEIEKEYESALHQVGTLGGGNHFIEIQKDSKEYIWIMVHSGSRNLGFKVAHFYNHLAKELNKKNKIKISEKWDLCYLVLQSKEGKSYWQDMNFCLQFAYNSRSLMLSKISKIFEDHFPTVEFEKEINIHHNYASLEKHFGKEVIVHRKGAISAVKDQIGLVPGSQGTHSYLIKGLGNTLSFNSCAHGAGRRMSRKEARRSLSLEEEKSKLDKKGILHAIRGKRDLDEAASAYKNIEEVMDKQKDLAQIIEIFAPLAVVKG
- a CDS encoding response regulator, yielding MEDQKYKLLIADDEPDIRELYQLKFENETSFNIVFAKDGEEAVNLTLQEKPDAILLDIMMPKKSGMEVLKELKSNPNSWEVPIIILTGLPHEAMKEEALKLGAASYLIKSDVTPKEVIDILREELEKR